The genomic window GGGCGGTGAGGTTCAGGCGGCCGGAAACCGCGAGGATGGAATCGCGCACCTCCTCGGCTTCCATCCGGCGCGGCGAGTGACGCCATACCAAACGGTTCGCAGGATCCGCCCCGACCTGGGCGGGAGTGGACTCGGAGCCGAGCCGGTAGGCGCGGGTGAGCACGAGTTCGCGCACCAGCTTTTTCACCGACCAGCCGTCTTCAATGAACCGGCTGGCCAGGTGGTCGAGCAGTTCGGGATGCGACGGGATGTCCCCCTTCACGCCGAAGTTATCCACCGTGGTGACGATGCCCTCGCCGAAAAGGTGCTGCCAGACGCGGTTCACCGCGACGCGGGGCGTGAGCGGATTGTTCGGACTGGTGAGCCACTGCGCCAGCTCGAGACGCCCGCTCTGCGCGGGATTCACCGCAGGCGCGCCGGGCACGTCGAAGACGGAGAGGAAACCGCGAGGCACCTCCGGTCCGAGGCGCTCGGCTTCGCCACGGATGCGGATCTGGGTGTCGCCGATGCGCTTGGAATCCGTGACTCCATGGACCGCGAGGCCACGGGCGGCGGAGTCCGTGAGTTCGAGCAGCTCGCCCTGGGCCTTCTCATATTTCAGGCGGAAAGGACGCTGGGTGGGCTGGCCGTTCGCGGCACGTTTCAGGCCTTCCGGCGTGCCACGGATGGCATCCCACTCTTTTTTGGTCTCCTCCACATTCTTCTGCAGCCTTGCGACCTCCACCGGGTCCGGCGGAGGAAGGTCCGAGGAAAGCCGGACCAGCATGCCGGGATCATAATAATCCAGGCCGTTGCCACCCATCTTGTTGCGCACTCCCGCGCGGTCGTCGGTGCTGGTGAAGATCCCGGCCAGCGAGTAATAGTCGGTCGTCGGGATCGGGTCGAACTTGTGGTCATGGCAGCGCGCGCAGCTCACCGTCACGCCGAGGACCGAACGCGTGACCGTGTCGATCTGCTCGTCCACGTTGTCCATCTGGAAGCGCACCTTGAACCGCTGGTTCACGTCCTTCACGCCGAGCGCGAGGAATCCGGTGGCGGTGAGGAGGCGGTCGCGCTCGTCATCATCCGCAGCGGGCAGCAGGTCGCCGGCAACCTGCTCGGTGACGAAGCGGTTGAAGGGAATGTCCTTGTTCACCGCATCCAGCACATAGTTCCGGTATTTCCAGGCGTGCGGATACGGGATGTTCCGCGAGGGTCCGGTGGACTCGCCATAGCGTGCGATGTCCAGCCAGTGCCGTCCCCAGCGCTCGCCGAACGCGGAGGAGGCGAGCAGACGGTCCACCGTCCCGGTATATCTTCCCAGCGACGGGTCCTTGGTGAATTCCGCGATCTCCTCCACCGACGGCGGCAGTCCGGTGAGATCGAAGGTGATGCGCCGCAACAACACTTCCGGCGTCGCATCCGCCACGGGCTCGAGCTTGTTCTCCCGGAGTTTGGCTAGAATGAAACGGTCCACGTCACCCGCGGGCCAGTCGGTGTTTTCCAAGGCCGGCACGGGCGGCTTGACCAGCGGCTGCCACGCCCAGTGGGATTCGCGCAGCTTCGGGTATTTCTCCTTCTGCTGGCTGTAGTCCGGAACCTTCTCCGCAGGCCACGCCGCACCGTCACGGACCCACGTCGTGAGATCCGCGATCTGCCCGGGTGTCAGCGGATCGCTCTCGCGGGGCATCCTGAGGCGCTCGGTGGTGTGGTTCACCCGCTTGAGGATGAGGCTGTTTTCCACGTCCCCCCTGACGAGGGCCGGCCCTTCGTCGCCGCCATCCAGCAGGCCGTTGAGATCATCGACCCGCAATCCTCCCGCAGCCTTGGTGTCGGCCGAGTGACAGTTATAGCAATTTTCCGTAAGGATGGGCCGGACCTTTTTCTCGAAGAATTCGAGCCGGGGATCCGCCGCATCCGGTGCGGCGGCAAGCGGCGACATCAGGGAAAGCAGCACGACAGCGGGCTGCGGAAGGATCTTGGAAAGCATGGGGATCGGGAACGATTTTTACTGAAGGGTCACGGAAGCCTCGGCGACGGAACCCGAGAAATTCGCCGGCGCGGTGTATTCGCCGACGGCGGCATCGCCGTCATTTCCCACGTGCAGACCTTCGCCGGGCTGTTTCTGGATGAGGCTCGCGAGTTTCCCCTCGCCGGTGGTTTTCCCGTCCACCTTCAAGGTGACTCCGCCGTCGGGCGCGATTCCGGCTTCCACCTGGTGCGACCCGGCGGGCAGGACTTCCGTTGAAACAACGGTGGAAAGCTGCTTCGCCACCCGTACGGAAAGGGCCAGTTTCCCATCCTTCACATGCAACGAGTAACCCTGCTGCGGACCACCTTGGGACAGGATCACGCCCGAAGGAGCTGCCGCATCCACGCGGGCGGAAATGGTGAACGCGCGGCTGGCGATCTGCGGTGCCTGATCGTCTTCGAACGAGTCACCGGATTTCCACTTGCTTGCCGGTGCGGCGGAATTTTCCGCGGAGTTCCTGTTGCGCGCGCCGGCACGACGGTTCGGCAGCCACTTCGGATCGACAAGCTGGGCGTTCCACGCATCCCATTGCGCCGCGAGTTCCTTGAACTTCTCCGGGTTCTTGCTGGCGAGATCGTTGACCTCCCCGATGTCGTCGGCGAGGTTGTAGAGCTGGGCTCCGGCGGTCGAGGCCTTGCCGGCGGTCCCTCCCCGGGCGGCGTTCGCTTCCGGGCCTTTCACGAGTTTCCAGTCTCCCTTGCGAATGGCGAGCTGCTGGCCGAAACGCCAGTAAAGCGCGTCGTGCGGAGCCTCGGTCTTCTCACCCCTGATGTAGGGCAGCAGGTTGACTCCATCGAGCTTCCAGTCGGCCTCGGCCTCCACACCGGCGGCGGCGAGCGCGGTCGGCAGCAGGTCGATCTGGATCACCGGGCGGTCGTCCACCTTCGCAGCCGGAAGCTTGCCCTTCCACTGGATGGCGAACGGCACGCGCACCCCGCCCTCATACGTCTGCGACTTGAAGCCACGCAGGGGTCCGTTGCTGGACGTCGTCTGCGCGGTCGGTCCGCCATTGTCGGCGATGAAGATGACCAGCGTGTCCTCCTCGAGTTTCAGCTCGCGGATTTTCCCGAGCACGCTGCCGACCGCGTCATCCAGCGACGAGAGCAGCCCGGCGAAATGACGGCGCTTGGTGTCGGTGATGGAGCTGAAACGCTTTTCATATTTCTCGGTGACTTCCAGCGGCGCGTGCACCGCGTTGAACGGAAGATAGACGAACCACGGCTCATCCTTTTTCCGCTCGATGAATGCGGAGGCCTCCCTGGCGAAAGCCTCCGTCAGATAACCGGGATCCTTCACGATCTCGCGCCCGCGCAGCACGGGATTGTTGGATTCCGCACCGGCGTTCACATAACTGTGGGCACCGCCGAGGAAGCCATAGAATTCGTCGAAGCCACGGCTGAGCGGATGGTATTCCGGGGTGTTGCCCAAATGGGATTTCCCGAACCAGCCGGTCGCGTATCCCGCCTTGCGAAAGCGGTCGCCGATGGTGGTCTCCGCCAGTGAAAGTCCGATGGGCTCATTGCCCGCGACCGGTGGCCCCGGGTTGAACTCATGGCCGAAGCGCTGCTGGTACTTCCCGGTGAGAAGCGCGGCGCGGGTGGGGCTGCAATACGGCCCGCTGACATAGCCACTGGTGAAGCGGGTACCGTTCGACGCGATGCTGTCGATGTTCGGCGTGGGGATGTCCTTGTTGTATCCTTGGATTCCGAGCTCTCCATAACCGAGGTCGTCGGCGACGATGAGGAGGACGTTCGGTTTTCTATCAGCGGAGAAAACAGGAAGGGAGAGGATGGCAAAAAAGCCGGCGTAGAGGGCGTTTCGTTTCATGGGTATAAGGGATTGGTACAAAATTCGGTCTTGATGGTGCCCGGATCGGGGCTGGCGGAGGAGGACGCCTCCGTGACGCGACGGTCAGGCCGCTGTCAGAGGTCGTTGGAGGTGAGGTCCGGCTCCTCGCTCTGGTTCGCGGCGGTGAGCAGGAGCGTGCGGTCGGGGATGCTCCGCATGTTCACCCGGTTGGTGACCGGGTCCTGATAGACGCAGAGCAGCCAGCGGCGGTCCTTCCTCACGGCGCAACGCGTCTCGGTGAGACGGTTCCAGCGGCCTTCCTTCTCGAACTCGAAGCGCACACCCTGCACCGCACCGGGTTCGCCCTTCAGTTCGAGATCGCCCGTCGCACCGGACGCGGCCTCCACATAACTGCGGCCGATCCCGCCACGGATCTTGCGTGGGGAAAAATTGATCACACGATACGTCCCGAGCCGGAAACGTTCGCCACGATCCATCACCAGCGCGCTGTATGGCTCGGCAGCGCCCGATTTTCCGGGAACCAACACGACCAGCGCCTTGTCGATGTCCGCGGGGATCTTGATTTTTCCGATGGCGGGAGCGGTGGTCGCGTCCTTGCGCAAGATCACGTCACCATTGACGGCGCTCGCGGTCACGGGATCGGTGAGATTCGCCGTGGAAAGACGCACGGGGGAGGAAACATTTCCATTGGCGACATGGATGGTTTCCAGGCCCGGCACATACTTGAGGCAGAAAAATGATACCTCCACGTTGCGGACTTCATCCGCGGCATGCAGCGGGACGACAAGGGCGAACAGGGCGAGCAGTGTTTTCATGAATGGATAGGTTGGAGTTTGGAAGGTTGCACCCAGCGGAAGGAGACGACCTGGAAGCGGCGGCCGAACAGGATGTTGGGAGCGGCGGCGGGAGCGGCGGCCGCGGCATCCGCCGGGTCCACGTATTCCGGGAAACGCTGGACAGTGGCTTCGCACCAGGCGCTGGTCTTGCGGCCGGCCTTGTCCACCGCCTCGCCGTACGCGCGGATCACGAAGGTGTCGCCCCGGGCGCGGAGCTGCGGAAGGATGGGAGTGAGCAGGTCGCTCTGGGTGATGACTCCGGGCGCGCCATCCGCGGTGTTTCCGGAACCAGCCTCGGTGTTCGCACCACTCGTCGCATCGAATTCCGACTGCGGATCCAGCACGCCGCTGTTGAGTTCGGCCCGCTCGATGGCGGCTTGCAGGGCGCCGCTGCGGGACAGTTCGCCCTTGCCGGGGCGGCGGTTCACGAACTCGGCCAGCGACTGGAACGGTCCGCGCTTCTTCACTTCCTCCACCACTTCCAATGCGAGTCTTTGGATCTGCTTCTCCGTGAGCCTGCGGTAACCCGTCCATTTTGTCGGATCGCTGCCGTCGGATTCATAGCTTGGACCGGTGGCGGGCAGGTTCCGTGAAACCGGAAGCCCTTCCGCCTCGTCCAGGCCGCCGTCCGCGAGCGGAGTCGCCTGGTCGTTGTTGGAGGCGAGCACCGCCTCCCATGCGGCCACGCGGGTGGAGTTCACGTTGAAGGGAGCCTCGAGCAGGAGGTTCGCCGCGAGGTGGAGGTGGGACTCCTTGTCGTCCAGCAGGCGTCCTGCGACATCGTCCGCCGCTTCGGTGCCCAGATAGGGAACGAAGCGCGAATTCGGCAGCCGCTTGTTGTCTTCGAAAAACTCTTTCAGCAGGTCATTCCCCTTGCGCGCGCTGCCGCCTTCCAACGCCGGATGATCGGCGGCGCTGGAGAGGAAGTAGCCGTCGAACAACGCGTTGTTCGCAAGATACGAGTGATCTAGGTAGGTCCGGCTCCCGGAAGTGTCCCTCACGCGGTCCGACTTGAGCAACGGCGGTGCGAAGGAGTTCGCCACGACATGCGACGTGAGCGGAAGCTGCCCTCCCGAATTCAAAGGAGCATGGGTGAACTGGCCGAGCGAATGGGCCGGGGCACGGGGCAGGCTGGAAAACGACGCGATCTCGCTGCCCGTCTGGGCATACACGCCCGATCCGCCATAACCGCGGTTCCTCTTGGTGCTGATCTCGATGGTCGGGCTGTCGGGCGGCCAGTCGAACATCGGTTCCCACTTCAGCTCATATTGCTGATGGGCGAACTCCTCGGTCTGGTCGAGCCCGGCGGACGCGTAGAGGTTCGTGGGCGCGTTGTTCAGCCATGATCTGGAAGGAAACTTGGAGTCGCGCTCGGTCTTCTGTTGGAAGGTCGCGATGAGGAACGGCTCCTTGTAACGCAGCGATCGCATCGCCGCCAGGCCGTCCGCCAGCGTGGCCGTCGGGATGGATCCATCGATGACGATGGCCGGCAGTTCGTGCCGGGAATATGGAGGCAGGAACTCTTTCTCGCGGTCGCCGTAGTCCAGTTCGATGCCGCCGATGAGCTTCTTGTTGGTTTCGTTCCCCATGTAGTATTTGAGAAATCCGGTCACTTCCTTGCCTCCGGC from Luteolibacter yonseiensis includes these protein-coding regions:
- a CDS encoding PSD1 and planctomycete cytochrome C domain-containing protein — its product is MLSKILPQPAVVLLSLMSPLAAAPDAADPRLEFFEKKVRPILTENCYNCHSADTKAAGGLRVDDLNGLLDGGDEGPALVRGDVENSLILKRVNHTTERLRMPRESDPLTPGQIADLTTWVRDGAAWPAEKVPDYSQQKEKYPKLRESHWAWQPLVKPPVPALENTDWPAGDVDRFILAKLRENKLEPVADATPEVLLRRITFDLTGLPPSVEEIAEFTKDPSLGRYTGTVDRLLASSAFGERWGRHWLDIARYGESTGPSRNIPYPHAWKYRNYVLDAVNKDIPFNRFVTEQVAGDLLPAADDDERDRLLTATGFLALGVKDVNQRFKVRFQMDNVDEQIDTVTRSVLGVTVSCARCHDHKFDPIPTTDYYSLAGIFTSTDDRAGVRNKMGGNGLDYYDPGMLVRLSSDLPPPDPVEVARLQKNVEETKKEWDAIRGTPEGLKRAANGQPTQRPFRLKYEKAQGELLELTDSAARGLAVHGVTDSKRIGDTQIRIRGEAERLGPEVPRGFLSVFDVPGAPAVNPAQSGRLELAQWLTSPNNPLTPRVAVNRVWQHLFGEGIVTTVDNFGVKGDIPSHPELLDHLASRFIEDGWSVKKLVRELVLTRAYRLGSESTPAQVGADPANRLVWRHSPRRMEAEEVRDSILAVSGRLNLTAPDEAAVKKLRMVEIRDNGKEAADLLKASNQSTNRSLYLPLLRGVTPKSLEAFDPVTQSLVTGKRDATTVPTQALFMLNSTFVLEQSLALAEDVAAEKNKSTDENIAGLYLHSMGREATPAEIERARQFLSDFAGSYDAPAGADETLAVNTTGNDEAPGDNTPVNPDDIPRDDQTIENRSIVAKDNKTAAWMALIQSLFASAEFRFIR
- a CDS encoding sulfatase-like hydrolase/transferase; translated protein: MKRNALYAGFFAILSLPVFSADRKPNVLLIVADDLGYGELGIQGYNKDIPTPNIDSIASNGTRFTSGYVSGPYCSPTRAALLTGKYQQRFGHEFNPGPPVAGNEPIGLSLAETTIGDRFRKAGYATGWFGKSHLGNTPEYHPLSRGFDEFYGFLGGAHSYVNAGAESNNPVLRGREIVKDPGYLTEAFAREASAFIERKKDEPWFVYLPFNAVHAPLEVTEKYEKRFSSITDTKRRHFAGLLSSLDDAVGSVLGKIRELKLEEDTLVIFIADNGGPTAQTTSSNGPLRGFKSQTYEGGVRVPFAIQWKGKLPAAKVDDRPVIQIDLLPTALAAAGVEAEADWKLDGVNLLPYIRGEKTEAPHDALYWRFGQQLAIRKGDWKLVKGPEANAARGGTAGKASTAGAQLYNLADDIGEVNDLASKNPEKFKELAAQWDAWNAQLVDPKWLPNRRAGARNRNSAENSAAPASKWKSGDSFEDDQAPQIASRAFTISARVDAAAPSGVILSQGGPQQGYSLHVKDGKLALSVRVAKQLSTVVSTEVLPAGSHQVEAGIAPDGGVTLKVDGKTTGEGKLASLIQKQPGEGLHVGNDGDAAVGEYTAPANFSGSVAEASVTLQ